A genomic window from Streptomyces sp. NBC_00234 includes:
- a CDS encoding SDR family oxidoreductase — protein MSIVVTGATGELGRLVIDQLLATVPAASVAAVVRDKEKAAGLAARGVELRIADYNRPETLADAFRAGDRVLLVSGSEVGRRTEQHGAVIDAAKAAGVAQLAYTGVLGGPEADFLLAAEHKATEQLILDSGLPYTFLRNGWYTENYTANLAPVLEHGAVVANAGEGRVASATRADYAAAAAAVLTGEGHLGAAYELSGDAAWSLAEYASAIAEATGKEITYKNVPAAVHQEILVGAGVPEGFAAILVDVDEAIGRGLLAGTGGDLARLIGRPTTPLADSVKAAVAGV, from the coding sequence ATGAGCATCGTTGTCACCGGAGCCACCGGAGAGCTCGGCCGCCTCGTCATCGACCAGCTGCTCGCCACCGTCCCCGCCGCGTCGGTCGCCGCCGTCGTCCGCGACAAGGAGAAGGCGGCCGGCCTGGCCGCGCGCGGCGTGGAGCTGCGCATCGCCGACTACAACCGGCCGGAGACGCTCGCCGATGCCTTCCGGGCCGGCGACCGGGTGCTCCTCGTCTCCGGCAGCGAGGTGGGCCGGCGGACGGAGCAGCACGGCGCCGTGATCGACGCGGCGAAGGCGGCGGGCGTCGCCCAGCTCGCGTACACCGGCGTACTGGGCGGACCCGAGGCCGACTTCCTGCTGGCCGCCGAGCACAAGGCCACCGAGCAGCTGATCCTCGACTCGGGGCTGCCGTACACCTTCCTGCGCAACGGCTGGTACACGGAGAACTACACGGCGAACCTGGCTCCGGTCCTGGAGCACGGCGCCGTGGTCGCCAACGCGGGCGAAGGGCGCGTCGCCTCCGCCACGCGCGCCGACTACGCGGCAGCCGCCGCGGCCGTACTCACCGGCGAGGGCCACCTCGGCGCCGCGTACGAGCTGAGCGGCGACGCCGCCTGGTCGCTCGCGGAGTACGCCTCGGCGATCGCCGAGGCGACCGGCAAGGAGATCACGTACAAGAACGTCCCGGCCGCCGTGCACCAGGAGATCCTGGTCGGCGCGGGGGTGCCCGAAGGTTTCGCGGCGATCCTCGTCGACGTCGACGAGGCGATCGGGCGCGGGCTGCTCGCCGGCACCGGCGGCGACCTGGCCCGGCTGATCGGCCGGCCGACGACACCGCTCGC
- a CDS encoding winged helix-turn-helix transcriptional regulator, which yields MTVSAMDPVPDVNRTMCPSRLVLEHVTSRWGVLVLAALLERSYRFSELRRTVGGVSEKMLAQTLQTLERDGFVDRDAKPVIPPRVDYSLTPLGREAAEQVWALARWTERQVPAVQAAREAYDEARS from the coding sequence ATGACCGTTAGTGCGATGGACCCCGTTCCCGACGTCAACCGGACGATGTGCCCCTCCCGGCTGGTGCTGGAGCACGTCACGAGCCGCTGGGGTGTCCTCGTGCTCGCCGCGCTGCTGGAGCGCTCGTACCGCTTCAGCGAGCTGCGCCGCACGGTCGGCGGCGTCAGCGAGAAGATGCTCGCCCAGACCCTGCAGACGCTGGAGCGCGACGGCTTCGTCGACCGGGACGCCAAGCCGGTGATCCCGCCGCGGGTGGACTACTCCCTCACGCCGCTCGGCCGGGAGGCCGCCGAGCAGGTGTGGGCGCTGGCCCGCTGGACGGAGCGCCAGGTGCCGGCGGTCCAGGCGGCCAGGGAGGCGTACGACGAGGCCCGGAGCTGA
- a CDS encoding 2-oxoacid:ferredoxin oxidoreductase subunit beta, with the protein MPDTNELLQLVPKAEAKQSMKDFKSDQEVRWCPGCGDYAVLAAVQGFMPELGLAKENITFVSGIGCSSRFPYYMNTYGMHSIHGRAPSIATGLATSRRDLSVWVVTGDGDALSIGGNHLIHALRRNVNLKILLFNNRIYGLTKGQYSPTSEVGKITKSTPMGSLDAPFNPVSLAIGAEATFVARTVDSDRKHLTSVLRAAADHPGTALVEIYQNCNIFNDGAFEVLKDQEQAQEAVIRLEHGEPIRFGAEGTKGVVRDTVTGDLKVVAVTEENQSQILVHDAHAASPATAFALSRLADPDTLHHTPIGVLRSVVRPVYDTLMSEQLDTAIERDGKGDLSSLLAGNDTWTVVG; encoded by the coding sequence ATGCCTGACACCAACGAGCTTCTTCAGCTGGTGCCCAAGGCCGAGGCAAAACAGTCCATGAAGGACTTCAAGTCCGATCAGGAAGTGCGCTGGTGCCCGGGCTGCGGTGACTACGCGGTCCTCGCAGCCGTCCAGGGCTTCATGCCCGAGCTGGGCCTGGCGAAGGAGAACATCACCTTCGTCTCCGGCATCGGCTGCTCCTCCCGCTTCCCGTACTACATGAACACGTACGGGATGCACTCCATCCACGGCCGCGCCCCCTCCATCGCGACCGGGCTCGCCACCTCGCGCCGCGACCTGTCGGTCTGGGTCGTCACCGGTGACGGCGACGCGCTGTCCATCGGCGGCAACCACCTGATCCACGCGCTGCGACGCAACGTCAACCTGAAGATCCTGCTGTTCAACAACCGGATCTACGGGCTGACGAAGGGCCAGTACAGCCCCACGTCCGAGGTCGGCAAGATCACCAAGTCGACGCCGATGGGCTCGCTGGACGCGCCCTTCAACCCGGTGTCGCTGGCGATCGGCGCGGAGGCGACCTTCGTCGCACGCACCGTTGACTCCGACCGCAAGCACCTCACGAGCGTGCTGCGCGCGGCGGCCGACCACCCCGGCACGGCCCTGGTGGAGATCTACCAGAACTGCAACATCTTCAACGACGGCGCCTTCGAGGTCCTCAAGGACCAGGAGCAGGCACAGGAGGCGGTGATCCGGCTGGAGCACGGCGAGCCGATCCGCTTCGGCGCCGAAGGCACCAAGGGCGTCGTACGGGACACGGTCACCGGCGATCTGAAGGTGGTCGCGGTCACCGAGGAGAACCAGTCGCAGATCCTGGTCCACGACGCGCACGCCGCGTCGCCGGCCACGGCCTTCGCCCTCTCCCGGCTCGCCGACCCGGACACCCTGCACCACACCCCCATCGGGGTGCTGCGCAGCGTCGTCAGGCCGGTCTACGACACCCTGATGTCGGAGCAGCTGGACACCGCCATCGAGCGGGACGGCAAGGGCGACCTGAGCTCGCTGCTCGCGGGCAACGACACCTGGACGGTGGTCGGCTGA